The following are encoded together in the Hemicordylus capensis ecotype Gifberg chromosome 4, rHemCap1.1.pri, whole genome shotgun sequence genome:
- the ABITRAM gene encoding protein Abitram isoform X1, with protein MAADCPEAVVPVPGVTERYFTRWYKPVIKEYLTSYILDVKANPNEDHCILQHSNRICVITLADAHPLLQKGKQIERVSYQISANCSRLQNKVSGKSKRGAQFLTEFAPLCRIFCSGGEEYTIYSCIRGRLIEVNESILDNPVLLQEKPFTEGYIAVVLPKFEESKSISQGLLTRKEYEEVLSKRFNSTS; from the exons ATGGCGGCGGACTGTCCCGAGGCCGTGGTGCCGGTGCCCGGTGTGACGGAGCGGTATTTTACTCGCTGGTACAAACCAG TAATCAAGGAATATTTAACTTCTTACATTTTAGATGTGAAAGCTAATCCAAATGAGGATCACTGCATATTGCAGCATTCTAATAG AATCTGTGTCATCACTTTAGCAGATGCTCATCCTCTTCTTCAAAAGGGAAAACAAATTGAGCGTGTTAGTTACCAGATCAGTGCCAACTGCAGCAGGCTGCAAAACAAAGTTTCTGGAAAGTCAAAACGG GGTGCCCAGTTTTTAACAGAATTTGCCCCCCTGTGTCGAATTTTCTGCTCGGGTGGAGAAGAATATACCATATATAG CTGCATAAGGGGAAGATTGATAGAAGTGAATGAAAGCATCCTGGACAATCCAGTTCTCCTGCAAGAAAAG CCTTTCACAGAAGGATACATTGCAGTTGTACTACCAAAGTTTGAAGAAAGCAAAAGCATAAGTCAGGGACTTCTGACACGGAAAGAATACGAAGAGGTTTTGTCAAAACGTTTTAATTCCACTTCATGA
- the ABITRAM gene encoding protein Abitram isoform X3, whose protein sequence is MAADCPEAVVPVPGVTERYFTRWYKPVIKEYLTSYILDVKANPNEDHCILQHSNRICVITLADAHPLLQKGKQIERVSYQISANCSRLQNKVSGKSKRGAQFLTEFAPLCRIFCSGGEEYTIYSLSQKDTLQLYYQSLKKAKA, encoded by the exons ATGGCGGCGGACTGTCCCGAGGCCGTGGTGCCGGTGCCCGGTGTGACGGAGCGGTATTTTACTCGCTGGTACAAACCAG TAATCAAGGAATATTTAACTTCTTACATTTTAGATGTGAAAGCTAATCCAAATGAGGATCACTGCATATTGCAGCATTCTAATAG AATCTGTGTCATCACTTTAGCAGATGCTCATCCTCTTCTTCAAAAGGGAAAACAAATTGAGCGTGTTAGTTACCAGATCAGTGCCAACTGCAGCAGGCTGCAAAACAAAGTTTCTGGAAAGTCAAAACGG GGTGCCCAGTTTTTAACAGAATTTGCCCCCCTGTGTCGAATTTTCTGCTCGGGTGGAGAAGAATATACCATATATAG CCTTTCACAGAAGGATACATTGCAGTTGTACTACCAAAGTTTGAAGAAAGCAAAAGCATAA
- the ABITRAM gene encoding protein Abitram isoform X2 has translation MAADCPEAVVPVPGVTERYFTRWYKPDVKANPNEDHCILQHSNRICVITLADAHPLLQKGKQIERVSYQISANCSRLQNKVSGKSKRGAQFLTEFAPLCRIFCSGGEEYTIYSCIRGRLIEVNESILDNPVLLQEKPFTEGYIAVVLPKFEESKSISQGLLTRKEYEEVLSKRFNSTS, from the exons ATGGCGGCGGACTGTCCCGAGGCCGTGGTGCCGGTGCCCGGTGTGACGGAGCGGTATTTTACTCGCTGGTACAAACCAG ATGTGAAAGCTAATCCAAATGAGGATCACTGCATATTGCAGCATTCTAATAG AATCTGTGTCATCACTTTAGCAGATGCTCATCCTCTTCTTCAAAAGGGAAAACAAATTGAGCGTGTTAGTTACCAGATCAGTGCCAACTGCAGCAGGCTGCAAAACAAAGTTTCTGGAAAGTCAAAACGG GGTGCCCAGTTTTTAACAGAATTTGCCCCCCTGTGTCGAATTTTCTGCTCGGGTGGAGAAGAATATACCATATATAG CTGCATAAGGGGAAGATTGATAGAAGTGAATGAAAGCATCCTGGACAATCCAGTTCTCCTGCAAGAAAAG CCTTTCACAGAAGGATACATTGCAGTTGTACTACCAAAGTTTGAAGAAAGCAAAAGCATAAGTCAGGGACTTCTGACACGGAAAGAATACGAAGAGGTTTTGTCAAAACGTTTTAATTCCACTTCATGA